In the Solanum pennellii chromosome 5, SPENNV200 genome, one interval contains:
- the LOC107019731 gene encoding F-box/kelch-repeat protein At3g61590-like, translated as MEGEASWFSHCPDYATNDAVELKDEYNEQVSSVLVDLILPDDILDRIFARLPIASIFRAGCVCKRWHEIVKTGRFLWNSSRLLSRKPWYFMFTSSEKPIGYAYDPTFQKWYVIELPCIWTSSCFISSSCGLFCFMDNSRSDQLYVCNPITKCCKNLEVPPGFKFSDYNALAMVVNRKTRCYSVTIVKSKHIPENFFQCDVSIHIYDSGTTTWMTCLTDVLTGWRGGDESVICDGVLYIMIYSTGIGGSENRHGLITYNLSSRSCTMLMRSFIPVPCCLTCGRLMNLNEKLVMVGGIGKRDCPDIIKGIGIWRLDGMEWQQIARMPHKYFHGFGEFDDVFASSGTDDFIYIQSYGTPALLVFDVEQKMWTWCRNCPVKKRLPLQLFTGFCLEPRLEMVP; from the coding sequence ATGGAAGGGGAAGCATCATGGTTCAGTCATTGCCCTGATTACGCCACAAATGATGCTGTTGAGCTTAAAGACGAATACAATGAACAAGTTTCCTCTGTTCTTGTAGATTTGATATTGCCTGATGACATACTAGACCGAATTTTTGCTCGTCTTCCTATTGCTAGCATCTTTAGGGCAGGTTGTGTATGTAAAAGATGGCATGAGATAGTGAAAACAGGAAGATTCTTGTGGAACTCATCACGATTGCTGTCTCGTAAACCGTGGTACTTTATGTTCACAAGTTCAGAGAAACCAATAGGCTATGCCTATGAtccaacttttcaaaaatggtACGTTATTGAACTCCCCTGCATTTGGACATCCAGTTGCTTTATTTCATCATCTTGTGGATTATTTTGCTTCATGGACAATAGTAGAAGTGATCAGCTATATGTTTGTAATCCAATAACAAAATGTTGCAAGAACCTCGAGGTGCCACCGGGGTTCAAGTTTTCTGATTACAATGCATTGGCTATGGTTGTAAATAGAAAAACGCGTTGTTATAGTGTTACAATTGTTAAATCAAAGCACATCCCTGAAAACTTCTTTCAATGTGATGTGTCCATCCACATATATGATTCTGGAACAACGACGTGGATGACCTGTTTAACTGATGTTTTGACAGGATGGAGAGGTGGGGATGAAAGTGTTATATGTGATGGTGTATTGTATATCATGATTTATTCAACTGGAATTGGTGGTTCAGAAAATCGTCACGGTTTAATCACTTACAACCTCTCAAGCAGATCATGTACCATGTTGATGAGGAGTTTCATTCCTGTACCATGTTGTCTTACGTGTGGTCGTCTAATGAACCTCAACGAAAAGTTAGTAATGGTAGGAGGGATAGGGAAGCGAGACTGTCCTGATATAATTAAGGGGATCGGAATATGGAGACTTGATGGGATGGAATGGCAACAAATAGCGCGAATGCCGCATAAGTATTTCCATGGTTTTGGGGAATTTGACGATGTTTTTGCCAGTAGCGGTACAGATGACTTCATATACATACAGAGTTATGGCACACCTGCTCTTCTTGTTTTTGATGTTGAGCAGAAAATGTGGACGTGGTGTCGAAATTGTCCTGTGAAAAAGAGGCTTCCCCTTCAGCTATTCACTGGTTTTTGCTTGGAGCCAAGGCTTGAAATGGTTCCATAA